The genomic stretch TTCCCCACAAGCCGTGGGTCACCGGGTAGGGCGGGCGGATCCGGGGCCAGCCACGCTCGCCCTCCAGGGACTCGATGAGGGCCGTCTCCTCCCCGCACACATACGCCCCGGCCCCCGGCCGGACCTCGACGTCGAACGAGAAGGCGGTGTCGAGGATCCGCGGGCCGAGGAGCCCGTACTCCCGGGCCTGGGCGATGGCCCGGCTGATCCGGGCGATGGAGAGCTTGTACTCCCCGCGCACGTAGACGATGCCCGTCCGGGCGCCCACCGCGTAGGCGGCGATGGCCATCGCCTCGATGAGCTTGTGCGGATCGCCCTCCAGGATCAGCCGGTCCTTGAACGTGCCTGGCTCGCCCTCGTCGGCGTTGCAGATCACGTACTTCTCCGGGCCCGGGGCCAGGCGCACCGCCGACCACTTGACCCCGGTGGGGAACCCGGCCCCGCCCCGGCCGCGCAGCCCGGCCCGCTTGACCTCGTCGATGACCTGCTCCGGCGTCATCTGGGTCAGGGCCCGGCCCAAGGCCTCGTAGCCGCCGACGGCGATGTACTCCTCGATCTCCTCCGGATCGATGATCCCACAGTTGGCGAGCACCACCCGCACCTGGCGCCCCAGCACCTCCGCCGGCCGGGCCACCGGGGCCGCGGTGGGCAGGCGCAGCCGCTCGACCGGCCGCCCTTTCCAAAGGTGCTCCTCGGCGATGGTCCGGGCGTCGGCCGGGGTCACCCCGGCGTAGTACACCCCATCCGGGTACACGGCCATCGCCACCCCGCGGCCGGAGACGCCGAGGGTCCCGGTCTCCACCACCTGGACCTCGCCCTCAAGGCCGAGCTCGGCGATCGCCCCCCGCAGGACAGCCAGCACCTCGTCCACACCGGCGAGGCGCGCCTCGTCGTCCACACCAACGAGCACGTGGGCCCTGGCGATCTTCATCCCACCCCCCGATACCGCGCGATCGTCTGGCGGACCTTGTCCGGGGTGAGGTTCCCTACCACCTCATCGTCCACCATCATCACCGGAGCCACCCCACACACCCCGAGGCAGCTCGTGAGCTCGAGGGTGAATAGGCCGTCGGGCGTGGTCCCGCCCACGTCCACCCCGAGGAGCGTCCGCAGCTCCGCGAGGGCCGACCACGCCCCGGCGAGGTGGCAGTTCGGGGACGCGCACAGGCGGATGATGTGGCGGCCACGGGGACGGAGACTGAACATGGAGTAGAACGTCACCGCATCGTGGACCGCCGCGAGCGGCAGCCCCACATGGGCCGCGGCCAACGCCAGGTCGCCCTCGGTCAGGTAGTTCTCGGGGTTCGCCTCCTGGAGGTCGTGGAGGATGGAAAGGAGGCAGTCCCGAGACCGCGGATACCGGCCGATGATCGTTTCCTTGTCCACCGTCACCCCCTTTGACCGGGCCGCTTCTCCACCGCCCCAAACGGGCAGACCTCCAAGCACGCCCCGCATCGGATGCACAGAGAATCCACGATCCGGTACGGCGACTGGCGCGGGGTTCCTTGGGCAGCCCCGGTGGGACAGGCCCGCCGGCAGGCGTCGCAGGCCCGGCAGAGATCGGGAACGATGCCGTAGTGGACAAGATCCGGGCAAACCCCGGCCGGACAGGCCCGCTCGTGGATGTGGGCGAGGTACTCCTCCCGGAAGTAGCGCAAGGTAGAAAGGACCGGGTTAGGCGCGGTCTGGCCTAGCCCACAAAGGGAGGCGCTTTTCATGAACTCCCCAAGCTTTTGGAGCTCCTCAAGGTCCCGCTCCGTTCCCTCTCCGCGCACGATCCGCTCCAGGATCTTGAGCATCATCCGCGTCCCCACCCGGCATGGGATGCATTTCCCGCAGGCCTCATCGGCGGTGAACTCCAAGAAGAACTTGGCCACGTTCACCATGCACGCCGCATCGTCGAGGACGATCAGGCCCCCGGAGCCCATGATCGCCCCGTGCTCCCTGAGCGAGTCGTAGTCCACCGGCACATCGAGGAGGGATGCGGGAAGGCACCCGCCGGACGGCCCCCCGATCTGGACCGCCTTGAACGCTCGTCCCTCGGGGACCCCGCCGCCGATGTCGAAGATCAGCTCCCGCAGGGTGACGCCCATGGGCACCTCGACGAGGCCGGTGTTCTTCACCTTGCCGGCGAGGGCGAACACCTTGGTCCCCTTGCTCCCGGCGGTGCCGATGGCCGCGAACCGTTCGGCCCCGCCCAAGATGATGTGGCGGACGTTCGCGTAGGTTTCGACGTTGTTGATCAACGTGGGTTTGCCCCACAGGCCGGACGTGGCCGGGTACGGCGGGCGCGGCCGGGGCTCACCGCGACGGCCCTCGATGGACGCGATGAGCGCCGTCTCCTCGCCGCACACGAACGCGCCCGCCCCCATCCGGAGCTCGATGTCGAACGAGAAGTCGGTGTCGAAGATGCGCTCCCCGAGGACGCCCAGCCTCCGGGCCTGGGCGATCGCCACC from Candidatus Acetothermia bacterium encodes the following:
- the nuoF gene encoding NADH-quinone oxidoreductase subunit NuoF, giving the protein MKIARAHVLVGVDDEARLAGVDEVLAVLRGAIAELGLEGEVQVVETGTLGVSGRGVAMAVYPDGVYYAGVTPADARTIAEEHLWKGRPVERLRLPTAAPVARPAEVLGRQVRVVLANCGIIDPEEIEEYIAVGGYEALGRALTQMTPEQVIDEVKRAGLRGRGGAGFPTGVKWSAVRLAPGPEKYVICNADEGEPGTFKDRLILEGDPHKLIEAMAIAAYAVGARTGIVYVRGEYKLSIARISRAIAQAREYGLLGPRILDTAFSFDVEVRPGAGAYVCGEETALIESLEGERGWPRIRPPYPVTHGLWGKPTVVNNVETLANVPEILRRGAAWYRTLGTPTCPGTKVYTILGHVRFPGLVEVPMGTPLRTLIYELGGGLPEGRELKGLLIGGAAGAFLPPEALDVRMDFDSLAERAAVLGSGAILVMDETTCMVDMLGSVLRFFRHESCGQCVPCRTGTDALVRLMGALQAGEGDERILSQMVEIVDAMRLASLCPLGQSVALPVRTAMDGFRDEFLAHARGSPCPRCRASAHPCEGAP
- a CDS encoding NAD(P)H-dependent oxidoreductase subunit E, which produces MDKETIIGRYPRSRDCLLSILHDLQEANPENYLTEGDLALAAAHVGLPLAAVHDAVTFYSMFSLRPRGRHIIRLCASPNCHLAGAWSALAELRTLLGVDVGGTTPDGLFTLELTSCLGVCGVAPVMMVDDEVVGNLTPDKVRQTIARYRGVG
- a CDS encoding 4Fe-4S binding protein, translated to MRRLEVLICSGTACQSSGSLHVKQALLQALADHDLASEVQLVETGCMGPCELGPVLLVYPEGTFYVRVRPEDAAEIVVEHFLKGRPVRRLLWTEGAPPPREIPFFARQKKLVLVNSGVIDPEKIEEYIAVGGYEALGRALTQMTPEQVIAEVKRSGLRGRGGAGFPTGAKWEAVRLALGTPKYVICNADEGDPGAFMDRAVLEGDPHSVLEGMAIAAYAVGANHGYIYVRAEYPLAVRRLEVAIAQARRLGVLGERIFDTDFSFDIELRMGAGAFVCGEETALIASIEGRRGEPRPRPPYPATSGLWGKPTLINNVETYANVRHIILGGAERFAAIGTAGSKGTKVFALAGKVKNTGLVEVPMGVTLRELIFDIGGGVPEGRAFKAVQIGGPSGGCLPASLLDVPVDYDSLREHGAIMGSGGLIVLDDAACMVNVAKFFLEFTADEACGKCIPCRVGTRMMLKILERIVRGEGTERDLEELQKLGEFMKSASLCGLGQTAPNPVLSTLRYFREEYLAHIHERACPAGVCPDLVHYGIVPDLCRACDACRRACPTGAAQGTPRQSPYRIVDSLCIRCGACLEVCPFGAVEKRPGQRG